The sequence below is a genomic window from Carassius carassius chromosome 45, fCarCar2.1, whole genome shotgun sequence.
TTCATGATGATGAGATGATGATGAGAGAAAAGTACTGAATTTCACTCTTTAGTTCTAGACTGTCCTTTAAGATGTATAGAAAAAGTGTGTAGTATTTTGACAGTGAAATGGTTAAAGCGGAGACttcctgtctctcacacacacacacacacatagagtcaTGAGACCTTAAAGCTTCAGTGTGAAAATACACTCCTGTTGAAAGAAAGACCCTCTCTGTtcgagtgaacacacacacacacgcagactgAAGCGCAGTCTCGCATGTATAATGGCCATGTTGTGTGTGTTATGTTGGATGTTTAGACTTTTAAGTTAATATTAGGGAGGCAACaatacaaaaatgtgtttttcaaaacAAATGATTAAAAGAACAAGTCTGTACACTGAAGAAAAACATGGATTATCATGTCTCCAATTCAagtttacaattgttttttttttacagaaaataggATGGAGTGGGCATTATTGAGCACTAAAAACACATCTAATGTCTGTTTCATTCATAATAGTGTTGGGCTACGATCTCAGTGAACTCTCATTATTCACAGGATTACAGAGATCGCCCCCCGATGGCAAACCACTGAAATTGTTTGAATGCTGTATGTTGTTTTCATGCTAACTGTCAGCGTCTCTCTCTGTAGGAGATGTATTGGTCAGCCGTGAGCTGAACGCTCGCGCCGCGGTTCCCCGCTCTTTCTCCGCACCCTATCCGCCTCTAGAGGGCATCACTGAAGACGAGCCGTGGATCTGGCATCCCAGTGAGGAAGAACCCGACGCAGACGACTACAGACAGATGCAGCATGCAGAAACGTGCATCATCGGCCTGATCCAACGGCGCTCGCCTACCGCCCGACCCACCAAACCCCGCACCAGCCTTGGACCTGATGCCCGAGCCGTGGTCCGACAGAGCAGTCTGTGCCGCAAGGATCCGCCGTACATCCCTGAGGAGAGCCATGCATGCTATCCCCGACTCGCCGGGATCCGCTGTGGTGTTCTGGATCCCAGCAGCAGCGAAGCCGAATCCTATCCGAACGCTCGCTCTGCATCGTCCGACGAGCTTGTGAACGCACAGTACATCCCAGCACAGCCGCGCCATGCTCCCACCGCTGCGCACCGAACACACGCCGCTCCCAAACCCACCACCTCACAGCTCAGAGCCGCGGCGAAGAAGTGCCGCTTCACAGAGGACAAGATTGCGCAGAAGAAACCCGGAAGGAAAGCATGTCGTGCTCACTCCGAGAACAGCCTGCTTGGGCAAAGAGAGCGCAAATATAACACTATGGAGCGCGATGCACAAGCCAAAACACGACGCGGCTCCGGTCACCGCCGCTGGCGCTCCACGCTAGAACTGAGTCAGGACGAAGCAGAGACGCCTcctgaacagccaatcagacgCTCACGCAAACCTCGGGTCTACGCCCAACcacaccttcatcatcatcatcatcagttccCACCTGACGGCTACACGCTCCGAGAATCAGAGTCCAGTCTGAGCGAGGCCGAGTCGCCCGGCTCCAGCTCGCTCTCCAGCGACTCCGACGAGAGCGGCGGATTGGTCTGGCCGCAGCAGCTCCGCCCACAGCTGGCTCCGCCCTCTCCATCACACCCGCCGCAGCCCAAAGCCTTCGTGAAGATCAAGGCGTCGCACGCGCTCAAGAAGAAGATCCTGAGGTTCAGGAGTGGATCACTGAAAGTCATGACCACCGTATGAGTGACAAACACCGGACTAATCAGGATGACCCTTCGCAgggtgtttgattgacagctgatctgaccaatcataacgctGAATCTGCTTTTGTCTGACACCAATCCAGACAGGACTAGTAGATTTATGGTGGACTTGAACTTTAAAAACGTTACATTGACATCTTTACACAGTTaaaacaagataccttctgatgttcattcatgtttatttcatgctttaaGTATTAGTAAAGCGGACGTTATGTTTGCAAAAAGGTGGAAAATttccagaaaatgtaaaaaaaaaaagcattccagAAATTTAAGAATCTTCCAGGATTTTTTGGAATCTTCTGGGGATTTTTGGAAGGTTTACGGAAAATTACCAGAAATGTTCCACCCGTTTGGTCTCTGCCATTTTTTGGCTAAAGACTTTGATTTTTACTAAACTACCGCTGATAGACATGCTGTATTTTGTTTGTGCTCGGGAGGCTGCTTTAGAGAGTCTTGCAGTGTTCCCATGTCCTCATATTTACAAGCACTTTTAGGCATATTGTTTGGTCTTATCTCATTAAGCTAGGCACTTTATTTAGTTAATAAAGTGATCAGTTGCGGATTTGAGTTTTTATAAAAGATGTTGGTGTTATGAAACATGTGGGtgttttagtgtttgtttgtttgtttgttttttgtgcttGTCCgcgtttgttgatttttttttatgaagatcTGGCAACACTAACACTTTGCTGGTATTTTATCAGCAGTGTGTATGTGGCTATTAAAGAGCCCCAAAAtgctatttattgtttgaatttcttagaAAATGACCTTGTTTCATGTCAGAAGTAACCTCGCTGTCTTGTCTGTCAGCACGTTGTCAGTTTATGATTTGCTCtgcgatgtatttttcactgcgtgagagCGGCATGGTTTGTCGggcatagcaacagtaactaagggtgGCGGACCTTTGTGAAGGGTCAGTTGtaatatgtttttgaaattaaGGAATTTCAGTagaacacacacactaattatatatatataatttttttatatactttaaaattattaGGACTGTTCAGTAgtattataattatgttttttaatctatttttataaatttgatattattattattatcattattataagtagtaatattaacaaaaaaaatctattttatgtgTTTCCACAATTGGTTCTTACTTGTTTTTGGCTGGTAGAAAACTCAAGTCACTggccatatacagtatatacatttccCTAATAATGCCTTAATTTACCCCAAAATCTCCCAAATTGGAGCTAAACCGCATTAAACAGCTCACAGATCAAATCTTTCTCAACTCCACTCTTTAATTCTGATGATTAACAGTGACTGATGTTTAGCGGCTCACGGTGATGTTCATAATGAGACGGTGATGCTTTAGTGTTTGTTTGAGGAGAATCAGAGAAACAGATTCACTCTTACTGACTACACACTCTGTCTTGACACTTAAAAACAGAAATGAGACCCGCTGAACGCATCACGCGTGTAAATGCCTGTAAATGTTCcctgtttttatgaatgtaaactgtaaataaaattaaaactaagagcataaaaatagtatatatattcATGTTTGGTTCTATTTTTGTCTTTAGGGTAGTCAGTTTTATGCTGCTTGCAATaacaaccaaaacaaacaaaaatgttggaCAAGGGTTAAAAAGTCATGATGAAACAAAAGTAGCAACAGGCATTTCTTCTGTATCGTGATGCATATCAGAGTGTAGCAAgttattaaaaaagaataattgtAGGGCGGGGTTTAGTTCAGTGCAgcagttgttgattggatgttgTGATGTGGGCGTGGCTCTTAAAAGTGCTTGAAGGGGTGGAGCTTTAAAAGCACTTAATGATTGGCTGGGGGACTACCGATGAAAATTAGCACTTTTGAGCTAACTCGGGtacatttacattgttttaatgtttattaatgtacaCTGTCCcctttcaaataaagaaataacataataacataacaaGACCTGCTTCAGTCAAGAGCGAGAAGATTGAGTGACCtcaaaaaattaaacatacatggatgaattgttcacaataacaCGCATTTAAAAATAGATGAAGTGCCAactgtgttccacagaaagatGTATTAGAGTTGATATTTTCATGTGAATCTAATGTAAAGATGAACTACAGGATGGATGTAGAATCTGTCTGATCTGATGTACATTTTGGAGGTGTGTTTGTTTGCAGTGATTGTGGAATTTCCGGCCTTTCTGGCACGTCAACAGTGAATCTGCGGCCGCTCACATAAACACTTCTTCAGCACAATAACGAGCTCCAGCTGGAGCAGGAGACCCCGAGCTCGCCGCTTTATTAACACAACACTGCAGGGAATGAAAGCATTCGAACCAGACTCAGAAGAGAGGATGTGGAACAGAGAGCCATTGATGGAGCTACCGGATGGACGGAGGAATTCTGGGAGATTGAGGGGCGTTTCCAAGACACCGTTTTCAACTAAAAACGGAAAACTCTTTACGCCTACATGATAAGCCTAAAAACGACCGTTTTTGGAAAATTGTACTGTCAACATCTCAAGTCTAAACTACAAAAACATGAATTCGTGAAAATAGTGACATCATGTGCGAGTATTTTACATTACACGTGCTTGTTTAAAAAGTGACATCACCACCTACTGGTCTGTTATGAACACTAcagtgtttttagtcattttcaCAGATCTGTGTGAACAACGATCATGTTTGACAAATGTCGCCTGTAatgaaatgcaaaagaaaatgtTATTCTGAGTAAACGTACTCTGATTCTCTTCACATGACCCGTGTTATTTTAGTACTGATATATTCTCACAGATATTGTtcatattttaaatcatattttttatatattttattttttcagtataattttagttaatgttaaaattgtatagttttagttaataataaatcattttgtttCACTGAACTTGCGCTGCAAAATtagataataaattaaataaataaataaataaatagaaatttccTGTCCAAATAACCAGGATACATTTACTGGAGATGGAAAATTACTTAAGATATTcagttatgtttaaaatgtaaaattaatgaaATCTTAAATAAGAacagatttatttttgttatttttttgcagtgtagctAGAGTATTAACCAGAAAACATCTGATATGATACTCTGTCTGTGCTGGTCAACCATCTGGACAGAAGCTAACCAGCATTAACCAGTACAGTGAACGGGATCAGATCTGTCAGTGGTTGAAGCAGAGAGAGCTGGAGagcagcgagtgtgtgtgtgtgtgtgtttgagagagagagagagacactccaTCTGGAGGTGGTTACAGAGGCATGTTCCCTTCAGGGCCAAGAACCTGAAGCATTTCCTGTGAGAGCCGGAGCGAGCTGGAGAGGAAGACGAGGGAGCGAGAGGAGAAAGAGGCGTATTAGTCGCTCCCGCAGCACATCTGGACTCCATCAGAGGAGACTGAGACATGAGATCACAGAGCAAACCTTCTCTGACCTACTTCTGCTCACGACGCTGCTGAGATTATCCAGAGCTCCAGAACATCAGCCTCCTCTGAGCCAATCACGTGCTTCCATACcgctctcactgtgtgtgtgtgtgtgtgtgtgtgtgtgtgtgtgggtcctGATCAAATACTGGCAAAATGCCAGCTAGGGAAAGTTATGAACTAACCTTCTTCAGGAAACATGAAATGAAGGCAAGTTCAAAGTTATCAGCTCTTCAATAACATTCTCAAAATCTTATCACAAAAACATTACACTTAGTTCATCAAACTTGTTTTTCTCTGAAATGctttagatagattttttttaaatgttactgtttgtttcagaatgtttcgagaacattcaaaagtaacattcccataatgtttgcaaaatgatacaATTGTTCCTTTAATGTTAACATCATGATGTTCATTTATAGGACATTCATAAATAACGCTTTCATAACGTTACGGGAACGATGGCAAAACCTTTTTAGAACATTTTTCTTAACTAATGTTCTCTAACAAAGCAGCTCAAAAATGTTgtttatacatcgtattttttgtgcaacattttagttagatattcatttaatatcttttttaaatgttgctacttgaacattcagagaacatttaaaCGTAACGTTCCCATAATGTCTGCAAAATGACAAAGTGGAATGTTCCCTGAACGTTCACAAAACCAAGAAAAAACTGaatattcagaaataatgttttcagaACTCAATGAGAACTTTAGCAAAATGCTCTGAAATGTTAGGTTTTTAGTTGGAGCAGAGCAGATTATCTTGATTTATGATTTTGTTTATATACAAAATCACGTTTTGTCTTGAGATGTTGGGCGATGACATGATAACAGCACATCTCTACATTATTGTATTGGACAGTAGGCACTAGGTAGTGTGCAGTGTGACAGACAGTCACTCAGTTTTAACCCCGCCTCCACTGCTGAAAGGGGAGGGCCCCTGCAGATGATTGACAGCTTGACAGAGGTCAGCTCTGGTGGATGCGAAGGGTTAAACGTCTCTCTCCAGCATGGTGTTCTTCAGGAATGTGAGCGTCTGCAGTCATGAGATGTTTAGTCTACATCTCGACTGAAGATCTGCTGATCTCTCCGTCCTGCTCACTGTGTTTAGTTGGTAGCTTCGTTTGGTAAACTCTTCTCCTTTTATTGTGTGTGCTGGGATTGTGGCAGGACACAGTAAACACCATCTGACTCTTATTGAACAGTTTTGTGAGGAATGATGTGCTCTTGTGTGTTACTGCCCCCATCCTCGTGTCAGGAACACTGCATTGCATTCTTCggtttatcagttcatgcattttctgggaatcaaacccactgCAAGTTACACAAATCAAGCACTAGACGTTAAAACTGAAACATTTAATCTTTTGATCATGCTTTTCCTGGGAATCTAACCCATGGGCTTGGTGTTGCAAGCACTGGCTCTACTGTTTAAACTAGTTTTCCATGGTTCTATGCAATACATATAATAGTTTGTCAGAAATGTTTTTGAATGTGAGAAGTATTTGGTGTCAGGAGCTTCATGAACTAAGCCTGATGATCATCATGACCTGAGATGAGTCTTCAATCTGAGCGTCTCTGTACAGTCACGTGATCAATTACACTCATTCACTTCCATGTGATTAGTCACAGAGAAATACAGCATAAACCAAGAGATTTCTCAGAATTTTTCTTTGACAGTTTTCATAATCTCAAAAGATTTCATTTAAATCAACTGTATGTCGTTTTGCCTGTTTTTGTGACTTTGGAGCCCCCTACAGTTACGTGAGTGTAATGCACTACTTTTAACAGAATTCCATACACGCTCATTCGCTCAAATCATGACTTTGAAACATATTTCAAGGTTAAATGAAAATAATCCTACATCTGAATGATGCAATCAGGGACGAatatctcatctaaatgttgggggggacaataaacataacatttctcacgagcaagttttgaaggggacaccaataaaacaggcaaaattgtacttaaggatatgtgtacagagaggaaagccttactattgcacggagaccgttccattatccttcttctcaaagtttctttctggttcaatgaaaaaactgactaaattgaccaaaacattcttcaaaacattttatttttcaatgtttttgaagttgtttacacaatcaagccaccaaaacacaatggaatttgaacttaacttcaacttttatttatttatatagcacatttaatagcaatgttgttgcttcacagttataattaaaacatgcatattaaaatatttaccatgcctagcaaaatgaaggcatacacactcttagacatacaccctcacacaactgtatagtgagatcggtatagacgtgaaagagagggggaaaaactaaaaaataataatttattacgtcaatgactgatttgtttaaaaagtggattcactcagttaggaaacacctccttagtgtgtttctcaaaattagtgctgttactgctgtagattaGTTTTCAACATCTTTcgttcaatttttataaaaatctaaatcacatttgttatgctaatatctggagaacaactgtactcttagtatgatgttatattagattaactatattaaatgaaataaactgacCAGTGgggctcgtggattttaaaatagaggaggcaaactaattgtattggtctggggatccctgcggattgttattattattatttgtttaaccactttaaaatgcctttttggcagcttttagtcagaaaccgtaaagaaaactTATTCAATATcgatactcattataaatacttggtaaattatcagcccagctgctccgggagacgttcagaccatatactgtataaaaacaggatcaaactaatagcatctaatttatgtctctatgatggttgatTGATATTACAGAagagaggctagcctcctctatgatgttacttttctcagtactcttcagcgctgaaagtgaacgctcgatgctgattggttcccctgacctccccctccccttctctttcacttagcggtgtaattacatcagcagattcgccacattcgcgatagaaaagcggagctttcatgtaatggtattacaactgtgaaattacaaacaaaattatatacattctgagagatgaactgaaatgaatagtgaattttattaacattaaatcttcctcattttcacctcaaaatttgggggaaaactGTGCCTCCCCCGATACCTTTATAGCTATCTAACACAATAAATCACAATGAAAGCAtgataacataaataaaaaaacatgattttctaaaataaaaaaaacccggAGTTGTCTGTACTCTTCAAATATTCTTCAGGTAACATTAATAGGACATTTGTTCAAAGTTAGCTGGTCTTttataatgttctcaaaatgttaaaaacattatttatgcatcacCCATGGAACGTTTAATTCGGAAAAGTTTGAGTTTGATGTTCATctgatgttttttaaatgtaactgcTTGTTTCAGAACACTGcgaaaaacattcaaaagtaacattcctaTAATGTTTGAAAGTGATCAAATGAAAATCTTCACGGAataaacaaactatatatatatatatatatatatatatatatatatatatatatatatatatatatatatatatatatatatatatatttatatatattattaacattaacagtGTCATTAGAACAACTTTATGCTAGCTGggcataaggcataagcatactAAGATATTCTAAACATCAACATAATAATTCTTCTGAATGACTGAATCAGCTGGCTCTGATCTGCTCCCCCTGACCAGCTCTGTTGGG
It includes:
- the LOC132127585 gene encoding dapper homolog 3-like, yielding MSSVMMFRVFTLAEAERGRQKRRLELSLAGICELELLKRRHEALVAGALALHSPEPEAEPEPKTAERTSDDPSPPDGSWSLMNILQHQVGELKVDSDSSSVEPPTDLPGFPEQAEDLSIVDASDSSGLGEICSVRLSERPKSVGDVLVSRELNARAAVPRSFSAPYPPLEGITEDEPWIWHPSEEEPDADDYRQMQHAETCIIGLIQRRSPTARPTKPRTSLGPDARAVVRQSSLCRKDPPYIPEESHACYPRLAGIRCGVLDPSSSEAESYPNARSASSDELVNAQYIPAQPRHAPTAAHRTHAAPKPTTSQLRAAAKKCRFTEDKIAQKKPGRKACRAHSENSLLGQRERKYNTMERDAQAKTRRGSGHRRWRSTLELSQDEAETPPEQPIRRSRKPRVYAQPHLHHHHHQFPPDGYTLRESESSLSEAESPGSSSLSSDSDESGGLVWPQQLRPQLAPPSPSHPPQPKAFVKIKASHALKKKILRFRSGSLKVMTTV